Proteins from one Nitrobacteraceae bacterium AZCC 2146 genomic window:
- a CDS encoding NitT/TauT family transport system permease protein (product_source=KO:K02050; cath_funfam=1.10.3720.10; cog=COG0600; ko=KO:K02050; pfam=PF00528; superfamily=161098; transmembrane_helix_parts=Inside_1_53,TMhelix_54_71,Outside_72_107,TMhelix_108_127,Inside_128_133,TMhelix_134_156,Outside_157_165,TMhelix_166_188,Inside_189_208,TMhelix_209_231,Outside_232_262,TMhelix_263_285,Inside_286_300), translating to MTVHHYTGPTAGIFVPLPRADFEYDLVDASDIGDVQRKLPFWERLANNDAARRFAVLAGFLLLWEGYALLVDNPLLFPRFSETFSVFLQDLLDGRLIDRTLTSMQPLLIGYAGGIILAAILTTLAVSSRIGADLLSTLTAMFNPLPAIAVLPLALIWFGLGMPSLVFVIIHSVLWAVALNTLSGFRSVPETLRLSGKNCGLSGVRYVALLLIPAAFPAILAGLKIGWAFAWRTLIAAELVFGVSSRSGGLGWYIYEARSELDTARVFAGLLSVILIGLFVESVIFRAIEYRTIQRWGMEK from the coding sequence CGCGCCGATTTCGAATACGATCTTGTGGATGCAAGCGACATAGGTGACGTTCAGCGTAAACTTCCGTTCTGGGAGCGTTTGGCGAATAACGATGCTGCCCGTCGGTTCGCCGTCCTGGCTGGCTTCCTTCTGCTGTGGGAGGGATACGCGCTCTTGGTCGATAACCCGCTACTGTTTCCACGATTCAGCGAAACGTTTTCGGTATTCCTGCAAGACCTGCTCGATGGAAGGCTAATCGATCGCACATTAACTTCCATGCAGCCGCTACTCATCGGCTACGCCGGCGGAATTATATTGGCAGCCATCCTGACCACCTTGGCGGTTTCCTCACGCATCGGCGCGGATCTGTTGTCAACGCTAACCGCGATGTTCAACCCGCTGCCGGCCATCGCTGTTCTGCCTCTAGCCTTGATTTGGTTTGGGCTTGGCATGCCATCTTTGGTATTCGTTATCATTCATTCGGTGTTGTGGGCGGTGGCGCTGAACACGCTAAGCGGCTTCCGGTCGGTGCCCGAGACGTTGCGGCTATCGGGTAAGAACTGCGGACTCAGCGGGGTCCGCTACGTGGCACTACTGCTGATACCGGCAGCATTTCCAGCCATTTTGGCTGGACTGAAGATCGGCTGGGCCTTTGCTTGGCGCACGCTTATAGCGGCGGAACTCGTATTCGGCGTCTCGTCCCGCTCCGGTGGCCTCGGTTGGTACATATATGAAGCGCGCTCGGAGTTAGATACAGCGAGAGTGTTTGCGGGCCTTTTATCCGTCATTTTGATCGGTCTTTTCGTCGAATCCGTGATCTTCCGTGCCATCGAATATCGCACGATTCAGCGCTGGGGCATGGAGAAATGA